A genomic stretch from Pantanalinema sp. includes:
- the ruvC gene encoding crossover junction endodeoxyribonuclease RuvC, with protein MRVLGIDPGTATVGYGVVDMDDDYRCTLVACGVVTTSSKLPMPERLRIIHDDVSELIETYRPGVVVVEKLFAFRNVTTVISVAEARGVILLASQQAGCRIAEYTPMEVKLTITGYGRAQKPEIQERVRDMLNLQAIPRPDDAADALAFALTHAQYLEGHMVAVSDQAVL; from the coding sequence ATGCGCGTGTTAGGAATCGACCCGGGGACCGCCACCGTGGGCTACGGCGTCGTCGACATGGACGACGACTACCGCTGCACCCTGGTCGCCTGCGGGGTGGTCACCACCAGTAGCAAGCTGCCGATGCCCGAGCGCCTGCGCATCATCCACGACGACGTGTCCGAGCTGATCGAAACCTACCGGCCCGGCGTGGTGGTGGTCGAGAAGCTCTTCGCCTTCCGCAACGTCACCACGGTCATCAGCGTGGCCGAGGCCCGCGGGGTGATCCTGCTCGCCAGCCAGCAGGCCGGCTGCCGAATCGCCGAGTACACCCCCATGGAGGTCAAGCTCACCATCACGGGCTACGGCCGCGCCCAGAAGCCCGAGATCCAGGAGCGGGTCCGCGACATGCTCAACCTCCAGGCCATCCCCAGGCCCGACGACGCGGCCGACGCCCTCGCCTTCGCCCTCACCCACGCCCAGTACCTCGAGGGGCACATGGTCGCGGTCTCCGACCAGGCGGTTCTATAA
- the ruvA gene encoding Holliday junction branch migration protein RuvA, giving the protein MIIRLRGELAHAGLDYAILDVGGVGYQVYLSARVLSRLPGIGQPFTCFTHLVHREDAMLLYGFASLEERELFLMLTSVSGVGTKTGLGVLSIMDAPEVVSAIAMGDAKRLAKAPGVGKKTAERIILELKEKLSAKRSAYRDLAPLPAGASYAPVADAFAEAELALLSLGFDPDEIAGALSRIPAGTSVEDAIRQAIQALSGP; this is encoded by the coding sequence ATGATCATCCGACTCAGAGGCGAGCTCGCCCACGCCGGCCTCGACTACGCCATCCTCGACGTGGGGGGCGTCGGCTACCAGGTCTATCTGAGCGCCCGGGTGCTTTCTCGGCTGCCCGGTATCGGGCAGCCCTTCACCTGCTTCACCCACCTGGTCCACCGCGAGGACGCCATGCTCCTCTACGGCTTCGCCTCGCTCGAGGAGCGCGAGCTTTTCCTCATGTTGACCTCGGTCAGCGGGGTGGGCACCAAGACCGGCCTCGGGGTCCTCTCGATCATGGACGCGCCCGAGGTGGTGTCGGCGATCGCGATGGGGGATGCCAAGCGCCTCGCCAAGGCCCCGGGGGTCGGCAAGAAGACCGCCGAGCGCATCATCCTCGAGCTGAAGGAGAAGCTGAGCGCCAAGCGATCCGCCTACCGGGACCTGGCCCCGCTGCCCGCGGGCGCCTCCTACGCCCCGGTCGCCGACGCGTTCGCCGAGGCGGAGCTTGCGCTCTTGAGCCTCGGCTTCGACCCCGACGAGATCGCAGGCGCCCTCTCGCGGATCCCCGCGGGCACCTCGGTCGAGGACGCCATCCGGCAGGCCATCCAGGCGCTTTCCGGGCCCTAG
- the ruvB gene encoding Holliday junction branch migration DNA helicase RuvB, whose translation MAIVPSLGSKGMPERPKPDAVERAVLDPAPAVEETPLETSLRPQSLDDYTGQSGLKESLRIAIDAAKHRAEPLDHLLFYGPPGLGKTSISLIIAKEMGVNIRITSAPALERPRDIAGLLVSLQPGDILFIDEIHRLNRLAEEILYPAMEDFSLDITIGKGQTARIKRLPLRRFTLIGATTRAGALSAPLRDRFGLIQRLEFYRPEELAMILSRAAAILKVDLTPEGSEVIAGRSRGTPRIANRLLKRVRDYAQVKAGGTVSAEIAAEALDKLRIDPLGLDPTDRHLLELIIKGFNGGPVGIETLATAISEDATTIEDVYEPYLLQSGLLSRTPRGRMVTPLAYKHLGIKVPREAQGLFADLEG comes from the coding sequence GTGGCCATCGTCCCATCCCTCGGCTCCAAAGGCATGCCCGAGCGGCCCAAGCCCGACGCCGTCGAGCGCGCCGTCCTCGACCCGGCGCCGGCCGTCGAGGAGACCCCCCTCGAGACCTCCCTGCGCCCCCAGTCCCTCGACGACTACACCGGCCAGTCGGGCCTCAAGGAGAGCCTGCGGATCGCCATCGACGCGGCCAAGCACCGCGCCGAGCCCCTCGACCACCTCCTGTTCTACGGGCCGCCCGGCCTGGGCAAGACCTCGATCAGCCTCATCATCGCCAAGGAGATGGGGGTCAACATCCGGATCACCTCGGCGCCCGCCCTGGAGCGCCCGCGCGACATCGCGGGCCTGCTGGTCAGCCTACAGCCGGGCGACATCCTGTTCATCGACGAGATCCACCGCCTCAACCGCCTGGCCGAGGAGATCCTCTACCCGGCCATGGAGGACTTCAGCCTCGACATCACCATCGGCAAGGGCCAGACGGCGCGCATCAAGCGCCTGCCCCTCAGGCGCTTCACCCTGATCGGGGCGACCACCCGTGCGGGTGCCCTGAGCGCGCCCCTGCGCGATCGCTTCGGCCTGATCCAGCGCCTCGAGTTCTACCGCCCCGAGGAGCTCGCCATGATCCTCAGCCGCGCGGCCGCCATCCTCAAGGTCGACCTGACGCCCGAGGGCTCCGAGGTCATCGCTGGCCGCAGCCGCGGCACCCCGCGCATCGCCAACCGGCTGCTCAAGCGGGTGCGCGACTACGCCCAGGTCAAGGCGGGCGGCACGGTGAGCGCCGAAATCGCCGCCGAGGCCCTCGACAAGCTCAGGATCGACCCGCTGGGGCTGGATCCCACCGATCGGCACCTGCTCGAGCTCATCATCAAGGGGTTCAACGGCGGTCCCGTCGGCATCGAAACGCTCGCGACCGCCATCAGCGAGGACGCCACCACCATCGAGGACGTCTACGAGCCCTACCTCCTGCAATCCGGCCTCCTGAGCCGTACTCCGCGCGGCCGAATGGTCACCCCCCTCGCCTACAAGCACCTGGGAATCAAGGTGCCCCGCGAGGCGCAGGGGCTGTTCGCCGACCTCGAGGGCTGA
- a CDS encoding branched-chain amino acid transaminase yields MAKQLAFFKGKVVPIEEANISILTHAFNYGTGCFEGIRGYWNPEKEEMFALFLEEHYRRMFRSAKILFMEVPYSLTELVEITMDLIRQCDYRQDIYIRPTLYKADPVMGVRLHNLKDDLCIYVIPMGTYVDVDRGLKCGVSSWRRIDDNAIPARAKVVGGYINSALAKTEAFHRGFDEAIFLNADGHVCEGSAENLFIVREGTLVTPGQYDNILEGVTRRAIMEIAEKELGLTTDCRPIDRTELMIADEMLLCGTGAQVAWVESVDNRSIGDGTMGPITHKIREIYYDAVRGNLPRYGHWVKPVYGAQAPAADKAAASHA; encoded by the coding sequence ATGGCAAAACAGCTGGCCTTCTTCAAGGGCAAGGTCGTTCCCATCGAAGAGGCAAACATCAGCATCCTGACCCACGCCTTCAACTACGGCACGGGCTGCTTCGAAGGGATCCGCGGCTACTGGAACCCCGAGAAGGAGGAGATGTTCGCCCTCTTCCTCGAGGAGCACTACCGCCGGATGTTCCGCTCGGCCAAGATCCTCTTCATGGAGGTCCCCTATTCCCTGACCGAGCTGGTCGAGATCACGATGGACCTGATCCGTCAGTGTGACTACCGGCAGGACATCTACATCCGTCCGACCCTCTACAAGGCGGACCCGGTGATGGGGGTCCGCCTGCACAACCTCAAGGATGACCTCTGCATCTACGTGATCCCCATGGGCACCTACGTGGACGTGGACCGCGGCCTCAAGTGCGGCGTGAGCTCGTGGCGCCGGATCGACGACAACGCGATCCCCGCGCGCGCCAAGGTCGTCGGCGGCTACATCAACTCGGCCCTCGCCAAGACCGAGGCCTTCCACCGCGGCTTCGACGAGGCGATCTTCCTCAACGCCGACGGCCACGTCTGCGAGGGCTCCGCCGAGAACCTCTTCATCGTCCGCGAGGGGACGCTCGTCACCCCCGGCCAGTACGACAACATCCTGGAGGGCGTGACCCGCCGCGCGATCATGGAGATCGCCGAGAAGGAGCTGGGGCTCACCACCGACTGCCGCCCCATCGACCGCACCGAGCTGATGATCGCCGACGAGATGTTGCTCTGCGGCACCGGCGCCCAGGTCGCCTGGGTCGAGAGCGTCGATAACCGCTCGATCGGCGACGGCACCATGGGGCCCATCACCCACAAGATCCGCGAGATCTACTACGACGCCGTTCGCGGCAACCTGCCCCGGTACGGCCACTGGGTCAAGCCCGTCTACGGCGCCCAGGCCCCGGCCGCCGACAAGGCCGCCGCAAGCCACGCCTAG
- a CDS encoding carboxypeptidase regulatory-like domain-containing protein, which yields MNARRLLNIITTLLAVSAVVGCGRVPTQPFEGDGSSTGGFGQISQVPTGEIRGRVVNAQSNLGIAGVTVTLMGSAIGGNRSTTTDGAGEFTLTQVPATKQKLSLSKAGFTYLASNGDVVVDVMAGTSVTAPQILMSEGVDLQTNAFVGAFSGVKLPKYLAFDATRNHIYAATVTTKDPLTGVNLGIEYDQIQRFDTNGGVLKSFGATYVTSISKHIFQPEGMTTDQGGNVLLCDPQGFTGPDNPIKRYDLNGEIIPPIQNSFSQVGKPLDIAALPKSGGYAVVNTLGKILVYDSSLTLKKTIAVGTTLKAIAADKDDNLYAVDAGQGSVIKKYDLKSATPEQPVFYTGTIGGRGANQFTGPTDIAVDNRNGDIYVVDSGNNRVVRLSSQGTYLSEFGGMGSAADAARNVAQFNSPTGIVIDNGGYLYVSDTKNNRIMKFAPSPLRQVGQSF from the coding sequence GTGAACGCACGCCGCTTGCTCAACATCATCACCACGCTGCTGGCCGTCTCGGCGGTCGTCGGATGCGGACGCGTCCCCACCCAGCCCTTCGAGGGAGACGGCAGCAGCACCGGCGGCTTCGGCCAGATTTCCCAGGTCCCCACCGGCGAGATCCGCGGCCGCGTCGTCAACGCCCAGAGCAACCTCGGCATCGCCGGGGTCACCGTCACCCTGATGGGCTCGGCGATCGGCGGCAACCGCAGCACCACCACCGACGGCGCGGGCGAGTTCACCCTCACCCAGGTGCCCGCCACCAAGCAGAAGCTCAGCCTCAGCAAGGCCGGCTTCACCTACCTGGCGTCGAACGGCGACGTGGTCGTCGACGTGATGGCCGGCACCAGCGTCACCGCCCCCCAGATCCTGATGAGCGAAGGGGTCGACCTGCAGACCAACGCCTTCGTCGGCGCCTTCTCCGGCGTGAAGCTCCCCAAGTACCTGGCCTTCGACGCCACCCGCAACCACATCTACGCCGCGACCGTCACGACCAAGGATCCCCTCACCGGCGTCAACCTCGGCATCGAGTACGACCAGATCCAGCGCTTCGACACCAACGGCGGGGTCCTCAAGTCCTTCGGCGCTACGTATGTCACCTCCATCTCCAAGCACATCTTCCAGCCGGAGGGGATGACCACCGACCAGGGCGGCAACGTCCTGCTCTGCGACCCCCAGGGTTTCACCGGCCCCGACAACCCCATCAAGCGCTATGACCTGAACGGCGAGATCATCCCCCCCATCCAGAACAGCTTCAGCCAGGTGGGCAAGCCCCTCGACATCGCGGCCCTCCCCAAGAGCGGCGGCTACGCGGTGGTCAACACCCTCGGCAAGATCCTCGTCTACGACTCGTCGCTCACCCTCAAGAAGACGATCGCCGTCGGCACCACCCTCAAGGCCATCGCCGCAGACAAGGACGACAACCTCTACGCGGTGGACGCGGGCCAGGGCTCGGTCATCAAGAAGTACGACCTGAAGTCGGCGACCCCCGAGCAGCCCGTCTTCTACACCGGCACCATCGGCGGCCGCGGCGCCAACCAGTTCACGGGCCCCACCGACATCGCGGTCGACAACCGCAACGGCGACATCTACGTGGTCGACTCGGGCAACAACCGCGTGGTGCGGCTGAGCAGCCAGGGCACCTACCTCTCGGAGTTCGGCGGGATGGGCAGCGCCGCGGATGCCGCCCGCAACGTCGCCCAGTTCAACAGCCCCACCGGCATCGTCATCGACAACGGCGGCTACCTCTACGTCAGCGACACGAAGAACAACCGCATCATGAAGTTCGCCCCCTCGCCCCTGCGCCAGGTCGGCCAGAGCTTCTAG
- a CDS encoding C1 family peptidase: MKTKAFAWLSSTVVLAGILAGCGINSGVGINGDATVSKTAKIFADGNGVARRFGYKFVGGHLGMPGIGLPNRAVLPAMADLRTSGKVSPVYDQGQLGACTAFAMGKGLRETLTNISGKPSQSLSAMYVYYKERERMGTINEDSGAMMVDGMEVLKANGAALDSTMPYNVAKFKEAPSAKAEAEAAGFKIEDFTLLNGLDQLKAELAKGNPAVFGYTVYKSFMSPTVAKTGMMPMPKPGEQILGGHAVFIVGYDDAKQVLIIKNSWGGGWGDKGYFYMPYAYVTADKVDEIYVAKASNR; encoded by the coding sequence GTGAAGACCAAAGCCTTTGCCTGGTTGTCGTCCACCGTCGTCCTCGCCGGCATCCTCGCCGGTTGCGGCATCAACTCGGGCGTCGGCATCAACGGCGACGCGACCGTCAGCAAGACCGCCAAGATCTTCGCGGACGGCAACGGCGTGGCCCGCCGGTTCGGCTACAAGTTCGTCGGCGGCCACCTGGGCATGCCCGGCATCGGTCTTCCCAACCGCGCGGTTCTCCCCGCGATGGCCGACCTCCGCACCAGCGGCAAGGTGAGCCCCGTGTACGACCAGGGCCAGCTCGGCGCCTGCACCGCCTTCGCGATGGGCAAGGGCCTCCGCGAGACCCTGACCAACATCTCCGGCAAGCCCTCGCAGTCCCTCAGCGCCATGTACGTCTACTACAAGGAGCGCGAGCGGATGGGCACCATCAACGAGGACTCCGGCGCGATGATGGTCGACGGCATGGAGGTCCTCAAGGCCAACGGTGCCGCCCTCGACAGCACGATGCCCTACAACGTCGCCAAGTTCAAGGAAGCTCCCAGCGCCAAGGCCGAGGCCGAAGCCGCCGGCTTCAAGATCGAGGACTTCACCCTCCTCAACGGCCTCGACCAGCTCAAGGCCGAGCTCGCCAAGGGCAACCCCGCGGTCTTCGGCTACACCGTCTACAAGAGCTTCATGAGCCCGACCGTGGCCAAGACCGGCATGATGCCGATGCCCAAGCCCGGCGAGCAGATCCTCGGCGGCCACGCGGTCTTCATCGTCGGCTACGACGACGCCAAGCAGGTGCTCATCATCAAGAACAGCTGGGGCGGCGGCTGGGGCGACAAGGGCTACTTCTACATGCCCTACGCCTACGTGACGGCCGACAAGGTCGACGAGATCTACGTCGCCAAGGCCAGCAACCGCTAA
- a CDS encoding DUF3326 domain-containing protein, with the protein MTPFTALMIVPTGLGAEVGGYAGDATPAANLLAAACDRLVTHPNVVNAASLFAARSNVWYVEGGMLDRFCLREGVLRPVRANRVGLLIDRTIVDADPEGLLHLLTAADACRAVQGVPMVGWLATCEPVRSRIVLGAMGASSGEVENPEVLLEGARALLAQGATAIALVTRMPELPEAETEAYLAGSGPDPIGGLEAILSHIVTRALGVPCAHAPYESPDRPMRVDPRVAAESVGFTFLPCILEGLRRAPRLAPLAQKERGDLAFEQVDAVVAPWGACGGIPVLAAHHRGIPVIAVKGNAVASQADPVSLGLSGVLEVGTYLEAAGALLALKEGLSPQSILRPLSPLPPLPAPRWGGGGGSKRSEPPSRAQGT; encoded by the coding sequence ATGACCCCCTTCACCGCCCTCATGATCGTCCCCACCGGCCTCGGGGCCGAGGTCGGAGGCTACGCCGGCGATGCGACGCCCGCGGCCAACCTGCTGGCCGCCGCCTGCGATCGCCTCGTCACCCACCCCAACGTCGTCAACGCCGCGAGCCTGTTCGCGGCCCGGTCCAACGTCTGGTACGTGGAGGGCGGGATGCTCGATCGCTTCTGCCTGCGAGAAGGGGTGCTGCGGCCGGTGCGCGCGAACCGGGTGGGCCTCCTGATCGATCGGACGATCGTTGATGCTGACCCCGAGGGGCTCCTGCACCTGCTCACGGCGGCCGATGCCTGCCGGGCGGTCCAGGGGGTGCCGATGGTGGGCTGGCTAGCGACCTGCGAGCCGGTGCGATCTCGGATCGTGCTCGGCGCCATGGGCGCGAGCTCGGGCGAGGTCGAGAACCCCGAGGTCCTGCTCGAGGGGGCGCGGGCGCTGTTGGCGCAAGGGGCCACGGCGATCGCCCTGGTCACCCGCATGCCGGAGCTGCCCGAGGCCGAGACCGAAGCGTACCTGGCGGGTTCTGGGCCGGACCCCATCGGGGGACTCGAGGCGATCCTCTCCCACATCGTGACGCGCGCCCTGGGGGTGCCGTGCGCGCACGCCCCCTACGAGTCGCCGGATCGCCCCATGCGGGTGGACCCGAGGGTGGCGGCCGAGTCCGTGGGCTTCACCTTCTTGCCGTGCATCCTGGAGGGCCTGCGCCGCGCGCCGCGCCTGGCGCCCCTCGCCCAGAAGGAGCGCGGCGATCTTGCTTTCGAGCAGGTGGACGCGGTGGTCGCGCCGTGGGGGGCGTGCGGGGGCATCCCGGTGCTCGCGGCCCATCACCGGGGGATCCCGGTGATCGCGGTGAAGGGCAACGCCGTCGCCTCGCAGGCGGACCCCGTCAGCCTGGGACTGTCGGGCGTCCTCGAGGTCGGCACCTATCTCGAGGCCGCAGGCGCGCTCTTGGCCCTCAAGGAGGGCCTCTCCCCCCAGTCCATCCTGCGCCCCCTGTCCCCCTTGCCCCCTCTCCCCGCCCCCCGGTGGGGCGGGGGTGGGGGATCTAAACGTTCCGAGCCCCCATCGAGGGCGCAAGGAACTTGA
- a CDS encoding FliA/WhiG family RNA polymerase sigma factor, translating into MAATGTAELWKKYTTEGDRESREQLILQYAPMVRYVVGRLAVTLPATIDHDDLYGYGVIGLIHAIERFSPERGVKFETFAMTRVRGAIIDELRSQDWVPRSVRARGRELSAVISQLEGALGRHATEAEIAQAMGVSTDELAGMMAAATSPFLSLDELVQVGEDGQSLSWVDTMVDDRPGPSAQLEDREFREQLASAIDALPPREKQLLALYYHEGLTLKEIGQVLGVTESRVCQLHTQAALRLRTAINRYLGIEGAAKPARSARAKS; encoded by the coding sequence ATGGCGGCCACCGGCACCGCTGAGCTCTGGAAGAAGTACACGACCGAGGGCGACCGGGAGAGCCGCGAGCAGCTGATCCTCCAGTATGCCCCCATGGTCCGTTACGTGGTGGGCCGCCTGGCGGTCACCCTTCCTGCGACCATCGACCACGACGACCTCTACGGGTACGGCGTCATCGGGCTGATCCACGCCATCGAGCGGTTCTCGCCCGAGCGCGGCGTCAAGTTCGAGACCTTCGCCATGACCCGGGTCCGGGGGGCCATCATCGACGAGCTGCGCAGCCAGGACTGGGTGCCGCGCTCGGTGCGCGCGCGCGGCCGGGAGCTCTCGGCCGTCATCAGCCAGCTGGAAGGCGCGCTCGGGCGTCACGCCACCGAAGCCGAGATCGCCCAGGCCATGGGCGTCTCGACCGACGAGCTCGCGGGCATGATGGCTGCTGCGACCTCGCCCTTCCTCTCGCTCGACGAGCTGGTCCAGGTGGGCGAGGACGGCCAGAGCCTCAGCTGGGTCGACACCATGGTGGACGACCGGCCGGGCCCGAGCGCCCAGCTGGAGGACCGCGAGTTCCGCGAGCAGCTGGCCTCGGCCATCGACGCCCTGCCCCCTCGCGAGAAGCAGCTGCTGGCCCTCTACTACCACGAGGGCCTGACCCTCAAGGAGATCGGCCAGGTCCTGGGCGTCACCGAGTCGCGCGTCTGCCAGCTCCACACCCAGGCGGCCCTGCGCCTGCGGACCGCCATCAATCGCTATCTGGGCATCGAGGGCGCCGCCAAGCCCGCGCGCTCCGCTCGCGCCAAGTCCTGA
- a CDS encoding PilZ domain-containing protein — MKLPIQPGQTLQILVPVGARTVPCQAVVLRVGNRTFDTGLPQRHGLKIPVEVDHLTVSLTLADAVYTLKCPVVVVNSEGLSLGLPPEDDVRRVQRREFVRVPTSLPCQVEPELSEEAIALQREQLPEGVDPDEYGAPLPAYVQDISGGGCSLLMPMDLPRNSRIRITLELPQEGEVLVFGAVVRTSSVQTRKGTRFLMGVDFGKLDQAIRTRVVRYVFAVQRELARKARLDREGLER, encoded by the coding sequence ATGAAGCTACCGATTCAACCTGGCCAGACCCTCCAGATACTCGTTCCCGTCGGCGCTCGCACCGTGCCTTGCCAGGCTGTCGTCCTGCGGGTCGGGAACCGGACCTTCGACACGGGGCTTCCCCAGCGCCACGGCCTCAAGATCCCGGTGGAGGTGGACCACCTCACCGTCTCGCTCACCCTGGCCGACGCGGTCTACACCCTGAAGTGCCCGGTGGTCGTGGTCAACTCGGAGGGCCTGTCGCTCGGCCTGCCGCCCGAGGACGACGTGCGCCGCGTGCAGCGCCGCGAGTTCGTCCGGGTGCCGACCTCGCTGCCGTGCCAGGTGGAGCCCGAGCTCAGCGAGGAGGCGATCGCCCTGCAGCGCGAGCAGCTGCCCGAGGGCGTCGACCCCGACGAGTACGGCGCCCCCTTGCCGGCCTACGTCCAGGACATCTCGGGCGGCGGTTGCTCGCTTTTGATGCCGATGGACCTGCCGCGCAACAGCCGGATTCGCATCACCCTCGAGCTGCCCCAGGAGGGCGAGGTCCTCGTCTTCGGCGCCGTCGTCCGGACCTCCAGCGTGCAGACCCGCAAGGGGACCCGGTTCCTGATGGGGGTCGACTTCGGCAAGCTTGACCAGGCCATCCGTACGCGCGTCGTGCGCTACGTCTTCGCCGTCCAGCGCGAGCTGGCCCGCAAGGCCCGCCTCGATCGGGAGGGCCTCGAGCGGTGA
- the flhA gene encoding flagellar biosynthesis protein FlhA: protein MATGAAVKTPASGLTRMLQQSDLVLAVVMVVIVGMLIIPLPTAILDVFLVLNITGSLLMLLISLYVLEPVQFNTFPSLLLVLTLFRLALNVSTARLILLHGEAGHVVEAFGNFVIQGNYVVGIIIFLILTVIQFVVITNGSGRISEVAARFTLDAMPGKQMAVDADLNAGLINEEQAKERRKALQQEADFYGTMDGASKFTKGDAVAGLVITAVNIVGGILIGVFQQHRDIVQALQTYTLLTVGDGLVSAIPALLISTGTGILVSRAASDVNLGQNISRQLLANPKPLMIVSAMLVAMAMVPGLPTLPFLMVGGGIGALAFALRRNEQTVAQEAEAARASEAEAAVTPKGPENVMNLLKVDPMELEIGYRLIPLVDAAQGGDLLDRITMIRRQTAIKLGLVLPPIRVRDNLQLKPKEYRINLRGIEIARSEIQIDHYMAMNAGMAVEQIDGIPTVEPVFGLPAVWITEDLKERAELAGYTVFDASSVVATHLTEVIKAHAPEILTRQDVQGLLDNIKQDSPAVVAELVPDLLGVGDIQRVLQNLLKDRVSVRDLLPVLESLATNARLTKDLDMLTEHARAALARSICKSALGHDGALSVVTLDPGLEQLLGNSIQVTDQGAFVALEPGTASRLIRNMGELVERLMAQGHVPVVLCSSKVRLVFRRLIERKFPNLSVLAYNEVVPPQTEVRSLGVIAL, encoded by the coding sequence ATGGCAACCGGCGCAGCAGTAAAGACCCCAGCCTCCGGGCTCACGCGGATGCTCCAGCAGAGCGACCTGGTGCTTGCGGTCGTGATGGTGGTGATCGTGGGGATGCTGATCATCCCCTTGCCCACCGCCATCCTGGACGTCTTCCTGGTCCTGAACATTACGGGCAGCCTCTTGATGCTGCTCATCTCGCTCTACGTCCTGGAGCCCGTCCAGTTCAACACCTTCCCGTCGCTGCTCCTGGTGCTGACGCTCTTTAGGCTCGCGCTGAACGTCTCGACCGCGCGCCTGATCCTCCTGCACGGCGAGGCCGGTCACGTGGTCGAGGCCTTCGGCAACTTCGTCATCCAGGGCAACTACGTCGTCGGGATCATCATCTTCTTGATCCTGACCGTCATCCAGTTCGTGGTCATCACCAACGGCTCGGGCCGCATCTCGGAAGTGGCCGCCCGCTTCACCCTGGACGCCATGCCGGGCAAGCAGATGGCGGTCGACGCCGACCTCAACGCGGGCCTGATCAACGAGGAGCAGGCCAAGGAGCGCCGCAAGGCCCTCCAGCAGGAGGCCGACTTCTACGGCACCATGGACGGCGCCTCCAAGTTCACCAAGGGCGACGCGGTCGCGGGCCTGGTCATCACCGCCGTCAACATCGTGGGCGGCATCCTGATCGGGGTGTTCCAGCAGCACCGCGACATCGTGCAGGCCCTCCAGACCTACACCCTGCTGACGGTCGGCGACGGCCTGGTCTCGGCGATCCCGGCCCTGCTCATCTCGACCGGCACGGGCATCCTGGTCTCGCGCGCGGCCTCCGACGTCAACCTGGGCCAGAACATCTCGCGCCAGCTGCTGGCGAACCCCAAGCCCCTGATGATCGTCTCGGCCATGCTCGTGGCCATGGCCATGGTGCCGGGCCTTCCCACCCTGCCCTTCCTCATGGTGGGCGGCGGGATCGGGGCGCTGGCCTTCGCCCTGCGCCGCAACGAGCAGACCGTCGCCCAGGAGGCCGAGGCGGCCCGGGCCAGCGAGGCCGAGGCCGCGGTGACCCCCAAGGGCCCCGAGAACGTCATGAACCTCCTGAAGGTCGATCCCATGGAGCTCGAGATCGGCTATCGCCTGATCCCCCTGGTGGACGCGGCGCAGGGGGGCGACCTGCTGGATCGCATCACCATGATCCGGCGCCAGACGGCTATCAAGCTGGGCCTGGTGCTGCCTCCCATCCGCGTGCGCGACAACCTCCAGCTCAAGCCCAAGGAGTACCGCATCAACCTGCGCGGCATCGAGATCGCCCGCAGCGAGATCCAGATCGACCACTACATGGCCATGAACGCCGGGATGGCCGTCGAGCAGATCGACGGCATCCCCACGGTCGAGCCGGTCTTCGGCCTGCCGGCGGTCTGGATCACCGAGGACCTCAAGGAGCGCGCGGAGCTTGCGGGTTACACCGTCTTCGACGCGTCGAGCGTGGTGGCCACCCACCTGACCGAGGTGATCAAGGCCCACGCCCCCGAGATCCTCACCCGCCAGGACGTGCAGGGCCTCCTGGACAACATCAAGCAGGATTCGCCGGCGGTGGTCGCCGAGCTGGTCCCCGACCTTCTGGGGGTCGGCGACATCCAGCGGGTGCTCCAGAACCTCCTCAAGGACCGGGTCTCGGTCCGCGACCTCTTGCCGGTGCTCGAGAGCCTCGCCACCAACGCGCGCCTCACCAAGGACCTGGACATGCTCACCGAGCATGCGCGCGCGGCCCTCGCGCGCTCCATCTGCAAGTCCGCCCTCGGCCACGACGGCGCCCTGTCGGTGGTGACCCTGGACCCCGGCCTCGAGCAGCTCCTGGGCAACTCCATCCAGGTCACCGATCAAGGGGCCTTCGTCGCCCTGGAGCCCGGCACCGCGAGCCGCCTCATCCGCAACATGGGCGAGCTGGTCGAGCGCCTGATGGCCCAGGGCCACGTGCCGGTGGTGCTCTGCTCCTCGAAGGTCAGGCTGGTTTTCAGAAGATTGATCGAGAGGAAGTTCCCCAACCTGTCCGTGCTCGCTTACAATGAGGTGGTTCCGCCTCAGACCGAAGTTCGCTCGCTGGGCGTGATCGCTCTCTAA